The following coding sequences are from one Lolium rigidum isolate FL_2022 chromosome 6, APGP_CSIRO_Lrig_0.1, whole genome shotgun sequence window:
- the LOC124661911 gene encoding zinc finger CCCH domain-containing protein 6-like isoform X2: MEPHAAAAPGAGEGDGGRGADPDTGLEGSMWRMGLGGDGSGGGGGGDGDGARLPERPGEADCIYYLRTGACGFGDRCRYNHPRDRGGTEFGGGAKNEVALDYPERLGQPVCEYYMKTGTCKFGSNCKYHHPKQDGSVQPILLNSNGFPLRQGEKECSYYMKTGQCKFGSTCKFHHPEFGGVQVTPGIYPPFQSPSVPSPHPYAPLTNWQMGRPPVVPGSYMPGSYSPMMLSSGMIPVQGWSPYPASVNPVASGGAQQSVQTGHVYGIGHHGSSSAIAYGGPYMPYSSSTIQSSNNQQEHGFPERPGQPECQYYMRTGDCKFGATCKYHHPRDWSSPKSNYMFSPFCLPLRPGAQPCSYYAQNGYCRYGVTCKYDHPMAKDPSVNQVGSPVTASDPAGPILPKGGFPPDTVMRAQTNATAGGSSPGGGR; the protein is encoded by the exons ATGGAGCCTCACGCCGCAGCTGCACCCGGAGCCGGAGAAGGAGACGGCGGCCGTGGCGCCGACCCCGACACCGGCCTCGAAG GGTCCATGTGGAGGATGGGGCTGGGCGgggacggcagcggcggcggtggcggcggggacgGCGACGGGGCGCGCCTGCCGGAGCGGCCCGGCGAGGCCGACTGCATCTACTACCTCCGCACGGGCGCCTGCGGCTTCGGGGACCGCTGCCGCTACAACCACCCCCGCGATCGCGGAGGCACTGAG TTTGGTGGAGGTGCAAAGAACGAAGTAGCATTGGACTACCCGGAGCGGTTGGGTCAACCAGTATGCGAG TACTACATGAAGACTGGGACTTGCAAATTTGGCTCCAACTGCAAATATCACCATCCTAAGCAAGATGGGTCTGTTCAACCTATATTGTTAAACAGTAATGGATTCCCTCTACGTCAG GGTGAGAAAGAGTGCTCCTACTACATGAAGACTGGACAATGCAAGTTTGGTTCTACATGTAAATTTCATCATCCAGAATTTGGCGGTGTTCAAGTGACTCCTGGAATTTATCCACCATTTCAGTCCCCATCTGTACCTTCGCCTCATCCGTACGCTCCTCTTACAAATTGGCAAATGGGGAGGCCACCTGTAGTTCCTGGATCATATATGCCAGGCTCTTATTCTCCAATGATGCTATCATCTGGAATGAttcccgtgcaaggatggagcccTTATCCG GCTTCAGTAAACCCTGTAGCATCAGGTGGAGCCCAACAAAGTGTTCAAACTGGTCATGTGTATGGCATAGGGCACCATGGATCTTCCTCTGCAATTGCTTATGGTGGTCCTTACATGCCTTATTCTTCCTCAACTATACAATCCAGCAATAATCAACAAGAACATGGATTCCCTGAGCGGCCAGGGCAGCCTGAGTGTCAGTATTACATGAGGACTGGAGATTGTAAATTTGGTGCTACATGTAAATATCATCATCCTCGAGACTGGAGTTCACCCAAATCTAATTATATGTTCAGCCCTTTTTGCCTTCCACTTCGTCCA GGTGCTCAACCTTGTTCATACTATGCCCAAAATGGGTACTGCAGATATGGAGTTACATGCAAGTATGATCACCCGATGG CTAAAGACCCATCAGTCAACCAAGTAGGATCACCAGTGACCGCATCTGACCCTGCTGGACCAATCTTGCCGAAAGGGGGTTTCCCGCCAGACACCGTGATGCGTGCTCAGACTAATGCGACAGCCGGCGGTTCAAGCCCTGGTGGCGGTCGCTGA
- the LOC124661911 gene encoding zinc finger CCCH domain-containing protein 6-like isoform X1 → MEPHAAAAPGAGEGDGGRGADPDTGLEGSMWRMGLGGDGSGGGGGGDGDGARLPERPGEADCIYYLRTGACGFGDRCRYNHPRDRGGTEFGGGAKNEVALDYPERLGQPVCEYYMKTGTCKFGSNCKYHHPKQDGSVQPILLNSNGFPLRQGEKECSYYMKTGQCKFGSTCKFHHPEFGGVQVTPGIYPPFQSPSVPSPHPYAPLTNWQMGRPPVVPGSYMPGSYSPMMLSSGMIPVQGWSPYPASVNPVASGGAQQSVQTGHVYGIGHHGSSSAIAYGGPYMPYSSSTIQSSNNQQEHGFPERPGQPECQYYMRTGDCKFGATCKYHHPRDWSSPKSNYMFSPFCLPLRPGAQPCSYYAQNGYCRYGVTCKYDHPMGTLGYSSSPLPLSDMPIAPYPLGFSIATLAPSSSSPDLRPEYISAKDPSVNQVGSPVTASDPAGPILPKGGFPPDTVMRAQTNATAGGSSPGGGR, encoded by the exons ATGGAGCCTCACGCCGCAGCTGCACCCGGAGCCGGAGAAGGAGACGGCGGCCGTGGCGCCGACCCCGACACCGGCCTCGAAG GGTCCATGTGGAGGATGGGGCTGGGCGgggacggcagcggcggcggtggcggcggggacgGCGACGGGGCGCGCCTGCCGGAGCGGCCCGGCGAGGCCGACTGCATCTACTACCTCCGCACGGGCGCCTGCGGCTTCGGGGACCGCTGCCGCTACAACCACCCCCGCGATCGCGGAGGCACTGAG TTTGGTGGAGGTGCAAAGAACGAAGTAGCATTGGACTACCCGGAGCGGTTGGGTCAACCAGTATGCGAG TACTACATGAAGACTGGGACTTGCAAATTTGGCTCCAACTGCAAATATCACCATCCTAAGCAAGATGGGTCTGTTCAACCTATATTGTTAAACAGTAATGGATTCCCTCTACGTCAG GGTGAGAAAGAGTGCTCCTACTACATGAAGACTGGACAATGCAAGTTTGGTTCTACATGTAAATTTCATCATCCAGAATTTGGCGGTGTTCAAGTGACTCCTGGAATTTATCCACCATTTCAGTCCCCATCTGTACCTTCGCCTCATCCGTACGCTCCTCTTACAAATTGGCAAATGGGGAGGCCACCTGTAGTTCCTGGATCATATATGCCAGGCTCTTATTCTCCAATGATGCTATCATCTGGAATGAttcccgtgcaaggatggagcccTTATCCG GCTTCAGTAAACCCTGTAGCATCAGGTGGAGCCCAACAAAGTGTTCAAACTGGTCATGTGTATGGCATAGGGCACCATGGATCTTCCTCTGCAATTGCTTATGGTGGTCCTTACATGCCTTATTCTTCCTCAACTATACAATCCAGCAATAATCAACAAGAACATGGATTCCCTGAGCGGCCAGGGCAGCCTGAGTGTCAGTATTACATGAGGACTGGAGATTGTAAATTTGGTGCTACATGTAAATATCATCATCCTCGAGACTGGAGTTCACCCAAATCTAATTATATGTTCAGCCCTTTTTGCCTTCCACTTCGTCCA GGTGCTCAACCTTGTTCATACTATGCCCAAAATGGGTACTGCAGATATGGAGTTACATGCAAGTATGATCACCCGATGGGTACGCTCGGCTACAGTTCATCTCCTTTACCCCTCTCTGACATGCCAATTGCTCCCTATCCTCTTGGCTTCTCTATTGCCACATTGGCTCCATCTTCATCTTCCCCAGATCTAAGGCCAGAATATATTTCAGCTAAAGACCCATCAGTCAACCAAGTAGGATCACCAGTGACCGCATCTGACCCTGCTGGACCAATCTTGCCGAAAGGGGGTTTCCCGCCAGACACCGTGATGCGTGCTCAGACTAATGCGACAGCCGGCGGTTCAAGCCCTGGTGGCGGTCGCTGA